In Helianthus annuus cultivar XRQ/B chromosome 8, HanXRQr2.0-SUNRISE, whole genome shotgun sequence, a single genomic region encodes these proteins:
- the LOC110871664 gene encoding protein GLE1 codes for MGVVQFDLRCPQCVNGIIADPQTDWSFDELISELNSIDQKLQASSPVPLHFTKTHSSDLPIADKRRKAFVMHVSDDESNDDDAYEDNNSRHVTIGNRFGCEDTYLSDSTESDSESTSEAQWALMDKGGVIEGALIELSHEHQLSVAEEIRARISAFGADLTNEKDKFTHALSRAEKNKEARRELDRKRDLQYQRQIAEELDNHLTDVQRHHEYKSQIEEKKIRDDAAIEEAKRKQKAFQEEKIRQEKIKAEEARHQAEKKKEEEAKAIALEAEKAAKEAAEMAAAESQRKAAEALTASQGAGSKESGSGRLNKAPEGNVLKGAESALKMEESRLQIYNEVVGKGFASEMDSNREYSRQGMQMARRIKTITGTKESVRAKAEELVKLMNSTLPQSVNIGIFADKVVYFCTNASSNAAIYAYGHVIVMVTSQVPRAMEILLAKLNKVCIFTIPKYLSYSEAAFESRNAYLRAIGYQEEDGKLESTDDYVARLTQYMKLYGALIQTEVNGVQNLHGIEEGWKWLARFLNSLPANIYTVVALEAFLEVAGFALYRRYKNQFKKLLNIISRDFLKALKESKDPKVTKAVMSLESYIQSNNFQKEPEGWRLRDHLQSSDFNASESDNQQQYHNSSQGYGGYQQQYNYNSPNRFVYRR; via the exons AT GGGTGTTGTACAATTCGATCTTCGATGTCCCCAATGCGTTAACGGGATTATAGCTGATCCACAAACTGATTGGAGTTTCGATGAACTCATATCAGAGCTTAATTCCATAGACCAAAAACTTCAAGCATCCTCACCGGTCCCTTTACATTTCACCAAAACACACTCAAG TGATCTTCCAATCGCTGATAAACGTAGGAAGGCCTTTGTGATGCATGTATCAGATGATGAAAGTAATGATGATGATGCTTATGAGGATAATAATAGCAGACATGTGACGATTGGTAATCGTTTTGGTTGTGAGGATACCTATTTAAG TGACAGTACAGAGTCTGATAGCGAGTCAACTAGTGAGGCCCAATGGGCTTTGATGGACAAAGGTGGAGTTATTGAAGGTGCATTAATCGAGCTAAGCCATGAACACCAGCTTAGTGTTGCG GAAGAGATAAGAGCCCGTATATCTGCATTTGGAGCCGATCTTACAAATGAAAAAGACAAATTTACCCATGCTCTATCCCGAGCTGAAAAAAATAAGGAGGCACGGCGTGAGTTAGATCGGAAACGCGATTTGCAATATCAACGCCAAAT tGCAGAAGAACTTGATAATCATCTGACTGATGTTCAAAGGCACCATGAATACAAATCCCAGATAGAAGAAAAAAAGATACGAGACGATGCCGCAATTGAAGAGGccaaaagaaagcaaaaggctTTTCAGGAAGAGAAAATCCGTCAAGAAAAAATTAAAGCAGAAGAG GCCAGGCATCAAGCGGAAAAGAAGAAAGAGGAAGAAGCAAAAGCGATAGCATTGGAAGCTGAAAAAGCTGCAAAAGAAGCAGCTGAAATGGCGGCTGCGGAAAGTCAAAGAAAGGCTGCTGAGGCTTTGACTGCTTCACAAGGAGCGGGTTCTAAGGAATCCGGTTCTGGTAGACTCAATAAAGCACCCGAAG GAAATGTCCTCAAGGGTGCTGAGAGTGCTTTAAAAATGGAAGAAAGTAGGCTGCAAATATATAACGAAGTGGTAGGAAAAGGTTTTGCTTCGGAAATGGATTCTAATCGA GAATATAGCAGGCAGGGTATGCAAATGGCTAGACGTATTAAAACCATAACCGGCACAAAAGAGAGTGTAAG GGCAAAAGCAGAAGAGCTGGTGAAACTTATGAATTCAACCCTTCCCCAATCCGTCAATATCGGGATCTTTGCAGATAAA GTCGTCTATTTTTGCACAAACGCTAGCAGCAATGCCGCCATATATGCTTATGGGCATGTCATTGTTATGGTTACATCACAG GTTCCCCGTGCCATGGAAATTCTTCTTGCAAAATTAAACAAAGTTTGCATCTTCACAATTCCAAAGTATTTAAGTTATTCAGAG GCAGCATTTGAATCAAGAAATGCTTACTTGAGAGCTATTGGTTACCAAGAAGAAGATGGGAAGCTTGAAAGTACCGATGATTATGTAGCAAGACTAACCCAATATATGAAACTATACGGGGCTCTAATTCAG ACTGAAGTTAACGGCGTCCAAAATCTGCATGGAATTGAAGAGGGCTGGAAATGGCTTGCTAGGTTTTTAAATTCTCTGCCGGCGAATATATACACCGTAGTGGCACTTGAGGCTTTCCTTGAG GTGGCAGGGTTTGCTCTATATAGAAGATACAAAAACCAGTTCAAGAAGCTATTAAACATTATATCCCGCGACTTCCTTAAAGCGTTGAAGGAAAGTAAAGATCCGAAAGTGACGAAAGCTGTGATGAGTTTAGAGAGCTacattcaatcaaacaatttccaaaAAGAACCCGAAGGATGGCGGCTTCGGGATCATTTACAATCAAGCGATTTCAACGCTAGCGAGTCCGATAATCAACAACAATATCATAATTCGTCACAAGGATATGGGGGGTACCAACAACAATACAATTATAACTCACCAAATAGGTTTGTTTATCGTCGATGA
- the LOC110871662 gene encoding myosin-9: MADGDDNDAVLSDVEEDDNPPAPIVTGPISSIRTRSSTDDVSNNISNNVSIERFRELLTELDRERQAREAIEKSKSELQVSFNRLKVLAHEAIKKRDEVVRSNEKLSVELAETVKEKEELMKQKEEVVKELEESVKAKEGVKSEIGTAAQMLVTGIDKISGKVNRFKNFTAGGLPRSQKYTGLPAVAYGVIKRTNEIVEELVRQIELVTKGRNEAREQMEQRSYEIAIEVSELEATISGLRDEVAKKTSVVERLENLNEEKDEMMGELETELKEKQDLVSEYGDKLRVLEERMDSQRPLLVDQLSHVSKIHDRICEVVKVIDGDKKADLSDSLFLPQETDLEENMRASLAGLETINELSSMALEKMKALVAERSREVKSLNETVNQLTREKEHIGSLLRSALSRRMSADPSLKTNELFKVAEKGLRESGVNYRFNNHTGHEKTVSSNKDGNVKLDDDDDDEISTLAGALEKIIKQSQIEIIELQHSVDELRAESSLLKERVEAQAKELLQSKQKLEELEEKERVANENVEGLMMDIAAAEEEITRWKVAAQQEAAAGKAVEQDYVAQLHTIRQELEEAKQSVIESEKKLKFKEETAAAAMSARDAAESSLKLADTRAARLRERVEELTSQLEELDTRSSLINGKRPRYICWPWQWLGLDPIGPRQLDTHEHTSNEMELSEPLL; this comes from the exons ATGGCGGACGGAGACGATAACGACGCCGTATTGAGCGATGTAGAAGAAGACGACAATCCTCCGGCACCGATCGTCACCGGACCGATCAGTTCAATCAGAACTCGATCGTCAACAGATGACGTATCGAATAATATATCGAATAATGTATCGATCGAGAGGTTTCGAGAACTGCTAACGGAGCTAGATCGGGAACGGCAAGCTCGTGAGGCAATTGAGAAATCAAAATCTGAACTGCAGGTTTCATTCAACCGGTTGAAGGTGTTGGCACATGAAGCGATCAAAAAGCGAGACGAGGTTGTTAGATCGAACGAGAAGTTATCGGTCGAATTAGCGGAAACTGTGAAGGAGAAGGAGGAGTTGATGAAACAGAAAGAGGAGGTTGTTAAGGAGTTGGAGGAATCTGTTAAGGCTAAGGAAGGTGTTAAATCGGAGATCGGGACCGCTGCGCAGATGTTAGTGACCGGAATCGATAAAATATCCGGTAAGGTTAATCGGTTTAAGAATTTTACTGCTGGTGGATTGCCTAGGTCTCAGAAGTATACCGGATTGCCTGCTGTGGCTTACGGAGTGATTAAACGGACTAACGAGATTGTCGAGGAGCTTGTTCGACAGATTGAGTTAGTAACCAAGGGTAGGAATGAGGCTCGGGAGCAAATGGAACAGAGGAGTTATGAAATCGCGATTGAGGTGTCGGAGCTTGAAGCGACGATCAGTGGGCTTAGAGATGAGGTGGCGAAGAAGACGTCGGTTGTTGAGCGTTTGGAGAACTTGAATGAGGAGAAAGATGAGATGATGGGAGAGCTGGAAACCGAGTTGAAGGAGAAGCAGGATTTGGTTAGTGAGTATGGTGATAAGTTGAGGGTTTTGGAGGAACGAATGGATTCGCAAAGGCCGTTGTTGGTTGATCAGTTGAGTCATGTTTCGAAGATACATGACCGGATTTGTGAGGTTGTTAAGGTGATTGACGGTGATAAGAAAGCGGATTTATCGGATTCGTTGTTTCTTCCACAAGAAACGGATTTAGAGGAGAACATGCGGGCTTCGTTAGCTGGGTTGGAGACCATAAATGAATTGAGTTCGATGGCGTTGGAGAAAATGAAGGCTTTGGTTGCTGAAAGAAGTCGAGAAGTTAAAAGTCTGAATGAAACAGTTAATCAGTTGACAAGGGAGAAAGAGCATATTGGTTCTTTACTGAGGAGTGCTTTGTCAAGAAGAATGTCCGCTGACCCGTCTTTAAAAACCAACGAGTTGTTTAAAGTAGCGGAAAAGGGATTAAGGGAATCTGGGGTTAATTATAGGTTTAATAATCATACTGGGCATGAAAAGACAGTTTCAAGTAATAAGGATGGTAATGTGAAGttagatgatgacgatgatgatgaaatATCTACTTTG GCTGGTGCTCTTGAGAAGATTATAAAACAGTCTCAGATCGAGATAATTGAACTGCAACATAGTGTTGATGAATTAAG GGCAGAGTCAAGTTTACTGAAGGAACGCGTTGAAGCTCAAGCTAAGGAGCTTCTGCAAAGTAAACAAAAGCTAGAGGAACTTGAAGAAAAAGAGAGAGTGGCAAATGAAAAT GTTGAAGGGCTTATGATGGATATTGCTGCAGCCGAAGAGGAGATCACTAGATGGAAAGTAGCAGCTCAGCAAGAAGCTGCAGCAGGTAAAGCAGTGGAACAAGATTATGTAGCGCAG TTACATACAATACGCCAAGAACTGGAAGAAGCAAAACAATCTGTAATAGAATCCGAAAAAAAGCTCAAATTCAAAGAAGAAACAGCAGCTGCTGCCATGTCAGCAAGAGACGCAGCTGAATCTTCGTTAAAATTGGCAGACACAAGGGCTGCTCGTTTGAGGGAAAGAGTAGAAGAGTTGACTAGTCAACTTGAAGAACTGGATACACGAAGTAGCTTAATTAACGGGAAAAGGCCTAGATACATATGCTGGCCTTGGCAATGGCTCGGTTTGGACCCAATAGGACCCCGCCAGCTGGACACACACGAACATACTTCAAATGAAATGGAACTTTCAGAGCCTCTTCTCTGA
- the LOC110871661 gene encoding pentatricopeptide repeat-containing protein At1g13040, mitochondrial isoform X2, with protein MYRALGKQRLIYRSLISNYVKTGLIDKALQVFDEMSQSNCRVFSIDYNRIIGVLVCHSRFELVELYYDAMVPKGIGAVPDMWAYNMYLNVLCSESLVDIALSVLVNMSEKGRDPDVVSYTTVISGLMRVKQIDQAVQMWQSMIQKGIRPDANACRALVLGLCGVGKTDLAYELTVGVMKLDFSTSVYNVLINGFCKAGRLDKAQAIMSFMRKNGCPPDLVTYNILLNYCCDKLMLDEAEKLMKIMERNGMQLDSYSYNQIIKGFCKANLIEKAYMLMVRKMEVKGVVDVVSYNTIIRALCKGLRVKRAYELFEEMGVQGIRPDIITFTILIKAFLRDGNSSLAKTLLDKMTEMGLLPDRVLYTTTIDHMCKIGRISMAHTIFCDMIEHKITPDVVSYNAIISGFCKASRVCEAMNLFERMQVDGLCPDEVTYKLIIGGLLRENKLSLACTVWEQMMDKGFTLDRDISETLINAINSEDLSSVSNGKGGKM; from the exons ATGTATAGAGCTCTTGGTAAACAACGGCTCATATACCGTTCCCTCATATCCAACTACGTTAAAACTGGACTCATTGACAAAGCCCTCCAAGTGTTCGACGAAATGTCTCAATCAAACTGTCGAGTTTTCAGCATTGATTACAACCGTATTATCGGCGTTTTAGTCTGCCATTCACGTTTTGAGCTAGTGGAATTGTATTATGATGCCATGGTTCCAAAAGG GATAGGCGCTGTGCCGGATATGTGGGCGTATAATATGTATTTGAATGTTTTGTGTTCGGAAAGTTTAGTCGATATCGCGTTGAGCGTGTTGGTTAACATGTCGGAAAAGGGGAGAGATCCGGATGTCGTGAGTTACACGACGGTTATTAGTGGTTTAATGCGGGTTAAACAGATTGATCAGGCGGTTCAAATGTGGCAGTCGATGATCCAAAAGGGTATACGACCGGATGCTAATGCGTGTAGAGCGCTTGTGTTAGGTTTATGTGGTGTCGGGAAGACCGATTTAGCTTATGAGTTAACCGTAGGTGTGATGAAACTTGATTTCAGTACTTCGGTGTATAACGTTCTTATTAACGGGTTTTGTAAAGCGGGTAGACTCGATAAAGCACAAGCGATTATGAGCTTCATGAGAAAAAACGGGTGTCCGCCGGATTTGGTTACGTACAATATTTTGTTAAATTATTGTTGTGACAAGTTAATGTTGGATGAAGCGGAAAAACTTATGAAGATAATGGAACGAAACGGGATGCAACTCGATAGTTACAGTTATAACCAAATTATCAAAGGTTTTTGTAAAGCTAATCTGATCGAAAAAGCGTACATGTTAATGGTGAGAAAAATGGAAGTAAAAGGTGTGGTCGATGTTGTATCGTACAACACGATTATTCGAGCACTCTGCAAGGGTTTGCGTGTTAAACGGGCCTACGAATTGTTCGAAGAAATGGGTGTTCAAGGTATACGGCCCGATATCATTACGTTCACCATTTTAATAAAAGCGTTTCTCCGAGACGGTAATTCCAGTTTAGCGAAAACACTTCTCGACAAGATGACGGAAATGGGTTTGTTACCTGATCGTGTGTTGTACACAACGACTATCGATCATATGTGTAAAATCGGGAGAATATCGATGGCTCATACAATTTTTTGTGATATGATAGAGCATAAGATTACGCCTGATGTTGTTTCGTATAACGCTATAATTAGCGGGTTTTGTAAggcttctagggtttgtgaagCGATGAATCTTTTTGAGCGGATGCAAGTTGACGGTTTGTGTCCGGATGAAGTGACGTATAAGttgataattggaggacttttaCGTGAAAATAAGCTCTCGTTGGCTTGTACGGTGTGGGAGCAGATGATGGATAAAGGTTTTACGCTTGATAGAGATATATCGGAGACTCTTATTAATGCTATTAATTCAGAAGACTTATCGAGCGTAAGTAATGGAAAAG GTGGAAAAATGTGA
- the LOC110871661 gene encoding pentatricopeptide repeat-containing protein At1g13040, mitochondrial isoform X1, with protein MYRALGKQRLIYRSLISNYVKTGLIDKALQVFDEMSQSNCRVFSIDYNRIIGVLVCHSRFELVELYYDAMVPKGYSLTSFTYSRFICGLCKVKDFRLIDKLLNDMNRIGAVPDMWAYNMYLNVLCSESLVDIALSVLVNMSEKGRDPDVVSYTTVISGLMRVKQIDQAVQMWQSMIQKGIRPDANACRALVLGLCGVGKTDLAYELTVGVMKLDFSTSVYNVLINGFCKAGRLDKAQAIMSFMRKNGCPPDLVTYNILLNYCCDKLMLDEAEKLMKIMERNGMQLDSYSYNQIIKGFCKANLIEKAYMLMVRKMEVKGVVDVVSYNTIIRALCKGLRVKRAYELFEEMGVQGIRPDIITFTILIKAFLRDGNSSLAKTLLDKMTEMGLLPDRVLYTTTIDHMCKIGRISMAHTIFCDMIEHKITPDVVSYNAIISGFCKASRVCEAMNLFERMQVDGLCPDEVTYKLIIGGLLRENKLSLACTVWEQMMDKGFTLDRDISETLINAINSEDLSSVSNGKGGKM; from the exons ATGTATAGAGCTCTTGGTAAACAACGGCTCATATACCGTTCCCTCATATCCAACTACGTTAAAACTGGACTCATTGACAAAGCCCTCCAAGTGTTCGACGAAATGTCTCAATCAAACTGTCGAGTTTTCAGCATTGATTACAACCGTATTATCGGCGTTTTAGTCTGCCATTCACGTTTTGAGCTAGTGGAATTGTATTATGATGCCATGGTTCCAAAAGGGTATTCTTTAACCTCGTTTACATATTCAAGATTTATTTGTGGTTTGTGTAAAGTTAAAGACTTTAGATTGATTGATAAGCTGTTAAACGATATGAATAGGATAGGCGCTGTGCCGGATATGTGGGCGTATAATATGTATTTGAATGTTTTGTGTTCGGAAAGTTTAGTCGATATCGCGTTGAGCGTGTTGGTTAACATGTCGGAAAAGGGGAGAGATCCGGATGTCGTGAGTTACACGACGGTTATTAGTGGTTTAATGCGGGTTAAACAGATTGATCAGGCGGTTCAAATGTGGCAGTCGATGATCCAAAAGGGTATACGACCGGATGCTAATGCGTGTAGAGCGCTTGTGTTAGGTTTATGTGGTGTCGGGAAGACCGATTTAGCTTATGAGTTAACCGTAGGTGTGATGAAACTTGATTTCAGTACTTCGGTGTATAACGTTCTTATTAACGGGTTTTGTAAAGCGGGTAGACTCGATAAAGCACAAGCGATTATGAGCTTCATGAGAAAAAACGGGTGTCCGCCGGATTTGGTTACGTACAATATTTTGTTAAATTATTGTTGTGACAAGTTAATGTTGGATGAAGCGGAAAAACTTATGAAGATAATGGAACGAAACGGGATGCAACTCGATAGTTACAGTTATAACCAAATTATCAAAGGTTTTTGTAAAGCTAATCTGATCGAAAAAGCGTACATGTTAATGGTGAGAAAAATGGAAGTAAAAGGTGTGGTCGATGTTGTATCGTACAACACGATTATTCGAGCACTCTGCAAGGGTTTGCGTGTTAAACGGGCCTACGAATTGTTCGAAGAAATGGGTGTTCAAGGTATACGGCCCGATATCATTACGTTCACCATTTTAATAAAAGCGTTTCTCCGAGACGGTAATTCCAGTTTAGCGAAAACACTTCTCGACAAGATGACGGAAATGGGTTTGTTACCTGATCGTGTGTTGTACACAACGACTATCGATCATATGTGTAAAATCGGGAGAATATCGATGGCTCATACAATTTTTTGTGATATGATAGAGCATAAGATTACGCCTGATGTTGTTTCGTATAACGCTATAATTAGCGGGTTTTGTAAggcttctagggtttgtgaagCGATGAATCTTTTTGAGCGGATGCAAGTTGACGGTTTGTGTCCGGATGAAGTGACGTATAAGttgataattggaggacttttaCGTGAAAATAAGCTCTCGTTGGCTTGTACGGTGTGGGAGCAGATGATGGATAAAGGTTTTACGCTTGATAGAGATATATCGGAGACTCTTATTAATGCTATTAATTCAGAAGACTTATCGAGCGTAAGTAATGGAAAAG GTGGAAAAATGTGA
- the LOC110870723 gene encoding protein-tyrosine-phosphatase MKP1 — protein MLGEKDNTNTIPPPPLPPAPTSDEKTNLQPVSWAGVSPVRSTPRNSKSRTCLPPILVSRPKAMEWPKAGADDIGVWPNVTTPRASLKARDEFDNECSRIIDHVFLGSDLVAKNFDVLRENGITHVLNCVGFVCPEYFKKDLVYKTLWLRDTPTEDITSILYDVFDYFEDVREQKGRIFVHCSKGVSRSTSLVIAYLMWINRLSFEEAFEQVKAARGVIDPNMGFASQLLNCQKRVHAGPMSPNTVLRMFRIAPHSSYDPLHLVPKLLTRPDSNALDSRGAFIVHVPNNIYVWIGKNCVLLMSESAILAASQVIRYEKATGPVLRVLEGEEPVEFWGAILSEKEASLGERRVVDYDLDFAIFDKAVNGGVVPPLASSNNNHEMCLPARRSSWERLKRKFTNGVMQELMDHKLTYEDDYEHDLCKSPSLIVKRLKKVY, from the coding sequence ATGTTAGGGGAGAAAGATAATACTAACACCATCCCACCACCACCGTTGCCACCCGCCCCAACGAGTGACGAGAAGACAAATTTGCAGCCAGTTTCATGGGCTGGCGTGTCACCTGTACGTTCAACTCCTAGAAACTCAAAGTCAAGAACTTGTTTGCCTCCCATTTTGGTTTCTAGACCGAAAGCGATGGAGTGGCCGAAGGCGGGGGCAGATGATATTGGGGTGTGGCCAAATGTCACTACACCTCGTGCTAGCCTTAAAGCACGAGACGAATTTGACAACGAATGTTCAAGAATCATAGATCATGTTTTCCTAGGAAGTGATTTAGTTGCGAAAAACTTTGATGTTCTACGTGAGAATGGGATCACGCATGTTTTGAATTGTGTTGGTTTTGTATGTCCCGAGTATTTCAAGAAAGATCTAGTGTATAAGACTCTTTGGCTAAGAGACACGCCTACGGAAGACATCACGAGTATCCTATACGATGTTTTTGATTACTTTGAGGATGTTCGCGAACAAAAAGGTCGTATTTTTGTTCATTGTAGTAAAGGGGTCTCAAGATCAACATCTTTAGTTATCGCATATTTAATGTGGATTAATCGGCTTAGCTTTGAAGAAGCATTTGAACAAGTGAAAGCCGCAAGAGGGGTGATCGACCCGAATATGGGTTTTGCTTCTCAACTCTTGAATTGCCAAAAACGGGTCCATGCGGGCCCCATGAGCCCGAATACCGTTCTAAGAATGTTTAGAATCGCCCCACATTCCTCATATGACCCACTTCATCTTGTGCCTAAACTGTTGACCCGACCCGATTCAAATGCACTTGATTCGCGTGGAGCATTCATCGTTCACGTGCCTAACAACATTTACGTGTGGATTGGAAAGAACTGTGTTTTGTTAATGTCCGAGAGTGCGATTTTAGCGGCTTCACAAGTGATTAGATATGAAAAGGCAACTGGGCCGGTTTTGAGGGTTTTAGAAGGGGAAGAACCGGTTGAGTTTTGGGGGGCGATTTTGAGTGAAAAAGAAGCGAGTTTAGGCGAAAGGAGAGTCGTTGATTATGATTTAGACTTTGCGATTTTTGACAAGGCGGTTAATGGCGGGGTTGTACCGCCTTTGGCTTCGAGTAATAACAACCATGAAATGTGCTTACCGGCTAGACGAAGCAGCTGGgaaaggttgaaaagaaagttcacTAATGGTGTTATGCAAGAGTTAATGGATCATAAACTAACTTATGAGGATGATTATGAGCATGATTTATGTAAATCTCCCTCTCTTATTGTTAAGAGACTCAAGAAAGTTTACTAA